One window of the Candidatus Neomarinimicrobiota bacterium genome contains the following:
- a CDS encoding DUF2851 family protein: MRSKSIYSIPDAMPWQSGYVSESPIYEKSLVDAWIKVRKGTIFNDINRQPIMIINPGIVNKNEGPDIHDAIIFTEGKLISGKIEVHIRARDWFYHGHESDPKYNNIILHITAFPDKADRKLNNRLIYFNPKGEDLQCDLKMPNVGPSLEKSLIEFGLKRWSQKVHRYQSRNWKNRVLQDSFKLFGKGGNENNFLHLLELFQRGKTPDSPELINIQWHHRGIRPNAWPENRISNVYNLFQYINILITPPAEVLLKLKSMVNLNLYVELTGNIFNPLAASTCLNQRDFNSYKKLKEEWLNLKLGYSYGRFQKQFSGVLSTSQLKTFSILQGLIVLEESFCNDKHCIICPVKRSYGNLG; the protein is encoded by the coding sequence ATGCGGTCTAAATCAATCTATTCGATTCCGGACGCTATGCCATGGCAAAGTGGGTATGTTTCAGAATCACCTATTTATGAAAAATCCCTAGTTGATGCTTGGATCAAAGTTCGGAAAGGCACCATTTTTAATGATATTAATCGCCAACCAATCATGATAATCAATCCGGGCATTGTCAATAAAAATGAAGGGCCAGATATTCATGACGCTATCATTTTCACTGAAGGTAAATTAATTTCTGGAAAAATTGAGGTTCATATTCGCGCCAGAGATTGGTTTTACCACGGGCATGAAAGCGATCCAAAATATAACAATATAATTTTACACATCACCGCCTTTCCGGATAAGGCAGATCGAAAATTAAATAACCGTCTAATTTATTTTAACCCCAAGGGTGAAGATTTACAATGTGATTTAAAGATGCCTAACGTAGGGCCATCATTAGAAAAATCACTCATAGAATTTGGATTAAAACGCTGGTCCCAAAAAGTGCATCGATATCAATCGCGAAACTGGAAGAATAGGGTGCTTCAAGATAGTTTCAAACTTTTTGGTAAGGGAGGAAATGAAAACAACTTTCTTCATTTGCTTGAATTGTTTCAAAGAGGAAAAACCCCTGATTCCCCTGAATTGATAAATATTCAATGGCATCACAGAGGAATTCGGCCTAATGCCTGGCCAGAAAATAGAATTTCAAATGTCTACAATTTGTTTCAATACATAAATATATTAATTACTCCTCCAGCCGAGGTATTATTAAAACTAAAATCAATGGTTAATCTAAATTTGTATGTTGAGTTGACTGGAAATATTTTTAACCCACTAGCTGCAAGCACTTGCCTGAATCAGAGAGATTTTAATTCCTATAAAAAATTAAAAGAAGAATGGCTCAATTTAAAACTGGGTTATAGTTATGGGCGTTTTCAAAAACAATTCAGTGGTGTTTTGTCAACCAGCCAATTAAAAACATTTTCCATACTTCAGGGACTTATTGTATTAGAAGAATCATTTTGTAATGATAAACATTGCATAATTTGTCCGGTAAAGAGATCATATGGCAATCTGGGCTAA
- the serS gene encoding serine--tRNA ligase — MIPIEHIRNNPEEVAQKLTSKGENPAIEGILKLDEKYRTDLGQANDLRAKRNKASDAIAKAKRSGENADDAINSMREVSQHIKVLEEKTQESKTKLDELLLGLPNLPHESVPAGKDEKDNPLVREWGESTEYDFELKNHLELGEALGLFDFERGAKIAGSGFPLYTGRGAKLERALINYMLDVQTDQHGYTEIFPPFLVRSESAITTGQLPKFSEDMYFSEKDGLWLIPTAEVPLTNIHKDEILNEDQLSINYAAYSACFRREAGSYGKDTRGFLRLHQFNKVELVKLVKPENSYEELEKLVIHAEYILQSLGLKYRVIELCTGDLSFSAAKCYDLELWAPGERKWLEVSSCSNFEDFQARRGNIRYRKANYKKVEFVHTLNGSGVATPRLLVALLETYQKEDGSIDIPKPLQSYLGAEVLD; from the coding sequence ATGATACCAATTGAACATATCCGCAATAACCCAGAAGAAGTTGCGCAAAAACTAACATCTAAAGGGGAAAATCCAGCAATTGAGGGTATATTAAAATTAGATGAAAAGTACCGGACAGATTTAGGACAGGCCAATGATTTGCGGGCCAAAAGAAATAAAGCTTCTGATGCAATTGCCAAAGCTAAAAGATCAGGGGAAAATGCGGATGATGCAATTAACTCCATGCGGGAGGTTTCTCAACATATAAAAGTGTTAGAAGAAAAAACTCAGGAATCAAAGACTAAGTTGGATGAGCTTTTATTGGGTTTACCCAATCTTCCACATGAATCTGTACCTGCAGGGAAGGATGAAAAAGATAATCCATTGGTGCGTGAATGGGGCGAATCAACTGAATATGATTTTGAGCTTAAAAATCATTTGGAATTGGGCGAAGCACTGGGGCTCTTTGATTTTGAACGGGGCGCTAAAATTGCTGGTTCCGGTTTTCCATTATATACAGGAAGGGGCGCAAAGCTGGAACGGGCGCTGATTAACTATATGCTGGATGTACAAACGGACCAGCACGGTTATACAGAAATTTTCCCGCCTTTTCTTGTTCGCTCAGAATCTGCAATTACGACAGGACAATTACCAAAATTTTCTGAAGATATGTATTTTTCTGAAAAGGATGGCCTGTGGCTGATACCCACGGCAGAAGTACCCTTGACAAACATACATAAAGATGAAATTTTAAATGAAGATCAATTATCAATTAATTATGCCGCCTATTCGGCTTGTTTCCGTCGGGAGGCAGGTTCTTATGGAAAGGACACAAGAGGATTTCTAAGACTTCACCAATTTAATAAGGTGGAACTGGTTAAATTGGTTAAACCGGAAAATTCATATGAAGAATTGGAAAAATTGGTTATCCATGCTGAGTACATCTTGCAATCATTGGGATTGAAATATCGAGTGATTGAATTATGTACAGGAGATTTGAGTTTCTCTGCAGCCAAATGTTACGACCTGGAATTGTGGGCGCCGGGTGAACGAAAATGGTTGGAAGTATCTTCTTGCAGTAATTTTGAAGATTTCCAGGCGCGTCGGGGCAATATTCGTTACCGCAAAGCTAATTATAAGAAAGTTGAATTTGTCCATACCTTAAATGGCAGTGGTGTTGCCACACCAAGGCTATTGGTGGCACTTCTGGAAACATACCAAAAAGAAGATGGAAGTATTGATATTCCCAAGCCGCTACAATCATATCTCGGTGCGGAGGTCCTAGATTAG
- the rfaE2 gene encoding D-glycero-beta-D-manno-heptose 1-phosphate adenylyltransferase, whose product MAIWAKSEAIENIVQLKATGIIVVFTNGCFDIIHKGHTTYLKEARELGGFLIIGLNSDKSVQHLKGPERPLNPEEERGEALLALDYVDAVVIFNEETPKKLISELLPNILVKGGDYQKDEIAGCNEVEANGGKVIILPFLEGYSTTKILENMGKRS is encoded by the coding sequence ATGGCAATCTGGGCTAAGTCTGAAGCTATAGAAAACATTGTCCAATTAAAGGCGACAGGAATAATAGTTGTTTTTACCAATGGATGTTTTGATATAATCCATAAAGGACACACTACCTATTTAAAAGAAGCTCGGGAACTGGGTGGCTTTTTAATTATTGGTCTTAATTCAGATAAGTCGGTGCAACATCTAAAGGGGCCTGAGAGGCCTCTCAATCCAGAAGAGGAAAGGGGTGAAGCGCTACTGGCTCTGGACTATGTGGATGCAGTTGTGATTTTTAATGAGGAAACTCCAAAAAAATTAATATCAGAATTATTACCCAATATATTGGTTAAAGGCGGTGATTACCAAAAAGATGAAATTGCCGGCTGTAATGAAGTTGAAGCTAATGGAGGTAAAGTAATCATCCTGCCTTTTTTGGAAGGCTATAGTACAACAAAAATACTCGAAAACATGGGGAAAAGGTCTTGA
- a CDS encoding 1-acyl-sn-glycerol-3-phosphate acyltransferase has product MWTIIFATAGIVGSIFEWRGKFLSWITQTWSKWLLMIGGIQYQIVGLEKLDKEGNYVFVANHESAMDIPLVFAGLPYHLVAIAKIELKRIPIFGWAMMAGGHFFVDRRNHAKALNSLDKAKDSMAKNPRSIIIFPEGTRSLNGAIMPFKKGGLVLAMNMGISVVPIALCGTRDVMKKKGLTLNSQTIELRIGSPIDTKTQPYDSRNEFVASVRENVVALKEEWQNAV; this is encoded by the coding sequence TTGTGGACGATTATTTTCGCCACAGCAGGAATTGTTGGATCTATCTTTGAGTGGCGCGGTAAATTTTTAAGTTGGATTACTCAAACTTGGTCCAAGTGGTTACTAATGATTGGTGGTATTCAATATCAAATTGTTGGACTTGAAAAGCTTGACAAAGAAGGAAACTATGTGTTCGTCGCCAATCATGAATCAGCAATGGATATTCCATTGGTATTTGCAGGTTTGCCTTACCACTTGGTGGCTATTGCAAAAATTGAATTGAAAAGAATTCCAATATTTGGTTGGGCCATGATGGCAGGTGGGCACTTTTTTGTGGATCGAAGAAATCATGCAAAAGCATTAAATTCCTTGGATAAAGCAAAAGATTCCATGGCTAAAAACCCTCGCTCAATCATCATTTTTCCTGAAGGCACCCGTTCATTAAATGGTGCAATAATGCCTTTTAAAAAGGGTGGTCTCGTTTTGGCTATGAATATGGGTATCTCTGTTGTGCCCATTGCTCTTTGCGGAACTAGAGATGTCATGAAGAAAAAAGGATTAACTTTAAATAGTCAAACAATTGAGTTACGAATTGGAAGTCCAATTGATACAAAAACCCAGCCCTATGATTCCCGGAATGAATTTGTGGCCAGTGTGCGGGAGAATGTTGTGGCTCTAAAAGAAGAATGGCAAAATGCGGTCTAA
- a CDS encoding UDP-glucose/GDP-mannose dehydrogenase family protein produces MKRITIIGTGYVGLVSGAGISEFGHHVTCVDIDIDKIDQLKSGKVPIYEPGLKSLVKQNVTKGRLHFSSDVAEAIKESDVIFIAVGTPQGSNGEANLDAVEVVAKAIGENLNEYKIICTKSTVPIGTGKKIEEIIQSINPEAEFDYVSNPEFLREGAAVKDFLHPDRVVLGARTNKAIDIMREVYRPLYINETPILSTSVETAEMIKYAANAFLALKISYINEIANLCEVVDADVHEVAQAMGIDGRISPKFLHPGPGFGGSCFPKDTHALAATGRKNGSPLPTIEAAIKTNASQKQRMVSKINNLLNNKLNGKSVAILGLAFKPQTDDVREAASRVIIPQLIDSGVNVRAYDPIAMGNFKKHYPKIQYYESWQDAVDGADACVILTEWNELRGMDLNELKSLMKTPIVLDTKNILSMDKLNSLGFTYDNVGRKKS; encoded by the coding sequence ATGAAGCGAATTACAATAATTGGCACTGGATATGTTGGCTTGGTGAGTGGCGCTGGTATTTCTGAATTTGGTCATCATGTTACATGTGTTGATATTGATATTGATAAAATTGATCAATTAAAATCGGGAAAAGTTCCAATTTACGAACCGGGGCTCAAATCTCTGGTGAAACAAAATGTAACAAAAGGTCGTTTGCATTTTTCGTCAGATGTGGCTGAAGCAATAAAAGAATCGGACGTTATTTTTATTGCTGTAGGTACACCCCAAGGTAGTAATGGGGAAGCAAATTTGGATGCTGTTGAAGTAGTAGCAAAAGCAATCGGTGAAAATTTAAATGAGTATAAAATAATTTGTACCAAGAGCACCGTCCCCATTGGAACAGGAAAAAAGATTGAAGAAATTATTCAATCCATAAATCCTGAAGCAGAATTTGATTATGTTTCCAACCCGGAGTTTTTGCGGGAAGGAGCTGCCGTAAAAGATTTTTTACATCCCGATCGAGTTGTACTTGGCGCCAGAACAAATAAAGCAATTGATATTATGCGAGAAGTTTATCGCCCTCTTTACATCAATGAAACACCAATCCTTTCTACTTCAGTTGAAACGGCTGAAATGATTAAATATGCTGCAAATGCATTTTTGGCATTGAAAATAAGTTACATCAATGAGATTGCAAATTTGTGCGAAGTTGTTGATGCAGATGTTCATGAAGTTGCTCAAGCGATGGGTATCGACGGACGGATAAGTCCTAAGTTTTTACATCCTGGACCTGGATTCGGTGGCTCTTGTTTTCCAAAAGATACCCACGCACTAGCGGCTACCGGCCGAAAAAATGGTAGTCCCTTGCCCACAATAGAAGCAGCTATCAAAACGAATGCATCTCAAAAGCAGAGAATGGTTTCAAAAATAAATAATCTTCTGAATAATAAATTAAATGGAAAATCAGTGGCTATATTGGGATTGGCATTTAAACCCCAAACAGATGATGTACGGGAAGCTGCTTCAAGAGTGATTATACCACAATTAATTGATTCCGGTGTAAATGTTCGTGCTTATGATCCAATAGCCATGGGAAATTTTAAAAAACACTATCCCAAAATTCAGTATTATGAATCTTGGCAAGATGCAGTTGATGGTGCTGACGCTTGTGTGATTCTGACAGAGTGGAATGAATTACGAGGGATGGATTTGAATGAATTGAAATCCTTAATGAAAACACCTATTGTTCTAGACACAAAAAATATTTTAAGTATGGATAAATTAAATTCATTAGGATTTACTTACGATAATGTGGGGCGCAAAAAATCATAA
- the rfbC gene encoding dTDP-4-dehydrorhamnose 3,5-epimerase, which translates to MKVTQTSIGGVVKIQPNVHLDNRGYFFESFKSSDFEAHGLPSKFVQDNQAKSSKGVLRGLHYQLNFAQGKLVWVSEGKVLDVAVDIRKGSPTFGQFESALLDNETHTRFYIPPGFAHGYFVLSETAIFQYKCTDVYHPEDEYGIYWDDPEIGIEWGIGDKLVSEKDHILPLLKDMDPNLLPMYREKN; encoded by the coding sequence ATGAAAGTAACCCAAACATCCATCGGTGGGGTGGTTAAAATCCAACCAAATGTACACTTAGATAATCGGGGATACTTTTTTGAATCCTTTAAATCTTCTGATTTTGAGGCTCATGGCTTACCTTCCAAATTTGTGCAAGATAACCAAGCCAAGTCATCCAAAGGTGTATTGCGCGGATTGCATTATCAATTGAATTTTGCCCAGGGGAAATTGGTTTGGGTAAGTGAAGGTAAAGTATTGGATGTGGCTGTGGACATCCGCAAAGGATCGCCCACCTTTGGCCAATTTGAATCAGCCCTTTTGGATAACGAAACACACACCCGTTTTTATATTCCACCGGGGTTTGCCCACGGATATTTTGTTTTATCGGAAACGGCCATATTTCAGTACAAATGTACTGATGTGTATCATCCGGAAGATGAATATGGTATCTACTGGGATGATCCTGAAATTGGGATTGAATGGGGCATTGGTGATAAATTGGTATCTGAAAAAGATCATATTTTACCTTTGTTAAAAGATATGGATCCAAATTTGTTACCCATGTACCGAGAAAAGAACTAA